From bacterium:
GGCGCTGTTGATGCTGATGGGCTGCATTTGGATACTATGGATAAAGCGAGTCTTTCTCTTCGCACCGAGATTGATAAGTACAACCCTGAAGCACAGTTTGTCACTGAGGGCAGGCCGTCCATTGAAGGTTTGCAATTTACAACAGAAAGTTTTGACCATCCGGGCCATTCCCGCACTATGCCTGTTGTAGATCTTTTACGGTTTATTATTCCTGAACATCAGGTATTTAAGATTGTGAGGTGGGACCGCAACCGCAGGCCGCTGATTTATAACGCCCTATTCAATGCCACCGGATATGCGGTATGGGAAGATGTTTTTGGAGAGATGAATTTACCGCCGTGGGACGAAAATATTTTGATCAGCCGATACAATCGCATTATGCACGATTTTGTCCGTGCAGTCACCTCGAATAATGTAATGCCCCTCATTCCAACTTTGCGAAAGGATCTTTTTGTAAATGGATTTTTTACTAATGAAATGTACCTTTACACACTGTATCAAACACAACGTGACAGCGTATCTCATTTCTTTGATAACCGTATGATTGGTCCTTTGTTTTGCGTAAACTTACCTGACGATTGGCATATTGTTGATGTGTGGAACAAACGGCCTGTTGAAATTCGAAAGATCAAAGGGAAAAAATGTGCTTTTTTACCACAGGAAATGCCTGAAGAAGCAGGTTGCTTTGTGGCAATGCCCAAGAGGATACAGGTATCGCAAAAGAATGGAAAATGGATTGCCCAAATACCAGGAGGTACATCAGGTACACTTGAATTAATCGGCATTGATATTACAAAAAGAAACATTAAAGGTCCTGAAGTAACTGCCGATAGTCTGCTTATATTTGATCTGAATAGTGTTAAAAAAAGTACTGATGGGTATGTAATGATCCAATATCGCAATGACAATAAGGAGGTGAAGGATGTTGCGCTGGTCAAAGTTGGTTATTAATAGCAATCTTTTGATTGCCCTTTTGTTTTTCTACACTCTCCCGTTAAAGAGCCAGAATGCACCAAAAGAGATGGTGCTTGTACCAAGAACAAAATTTCATTTTATTCAGGTCAATCGATGGCGTGAGGGGCTGCAATTATTACCTTATAAAGAAGGCCCTATTGGTGATGCCTATGTTGACGAATATGAAATTCAAATTGATTCATTTTATATTGATAAATATGAAGTGACAAATAAAGAATACAAAGAATTTCTTGATAAGTCAGGTTACAAACCAAAATGGCCGATGAATTTTCTTAAACATTGGAAAAATGGTAAAATTCCGAAAGGAAAAGAAAATTATCCAGTTGTTTATGTTGACTATTGGGATGCAGAGGCTTACGCAAAATGGGCGGGCAAAGACCTTCCCACTGAAGCACAATGGCAATATGCTGCTCAGGGTACAGATGGGCGCATTTTCCCATGGGGGGATAAATGGAATCCGAAAAAGGCCAACGTGAATTCGAATGGTACGAAACCCGTTGGTTCCTATCCAAAAGGAGCAAGTCCGTTTGGTGTGTTGGATATGGCAGGTAATGTGGCGGAGATGACTGATAGTTTCCAAGATGATGGCTGGCACTGGTTTTCTTATATTCGGGGAGGCAGTTGGTTTCAATCATTCGGAAGCTTATGGTACATGGAAAATGGCGTTGTGACCAACCGGCAGCGATTAAAATTTTGGTGGTTAAATCCTGGATTTAACCGTTCATCAGCTATTGGATTTCGTTGTGTTAAAAAAATGAGATAATATCTAAGGCTAAATCCAGGTAATAAATGTTATAGTTAGTGAAAAAGGATTAATTGTATTATATCTCCCGTCTTTATGGTTACATCTATTATAAGGCAACGACTAATTTATGAAAAAGTTCAATTCCTCTAAAGTTACTTTATTTATGAGTCAATGCGCTCAATGCGCGGGGGCCGGAATATTAATTTTTTGCTTGACAAATGGAAAAGTATTTTTTATATTATTCCTGTTGTGAACAGAATTTCAACTTACAAGAACAAATGATCGCTAATAAAAATGCCATACGTAACAAAAGAAGATGAAGAACTAATAGAAATCTCCCGACTTTATTATGATCACAATTTTAGTCAGTTAGAGATTGCAAAAAAGTTGGGTATTTCACGGCCAGCTGTTTCTCGTTTGTTGCAAAAAGCCCGAGACAAAGGAATAGTTAAAATAAAAATATGCGATCCATCTGATCATGGGACAAAACTTGAAAATAGAATTAAGGATAAATTCAAATTAAGAAAAGTAATTATAGTGCCTAATGAAGGTGTGGACACAAAAGTGATTAAGCGGCGTTTAGGTGAAGCAGCAGCAAAATATTTGGATTCTTTATTAACTGAAAATATTATTCTTGGAGTGTCATGGGGTACAACCATGAGAGAAGTTATTAAGTATTTGAAACCGCGGCCAATAAAAGGAATGATTGTTGTCCAATTGAACGGAGGTGTTGCAAAAGCAGTATATGATACTCATTCCAGTGAGATTGCAATGAAGATTGGGGAGAACTACCATGCAATACCTTTTCTGATGACATTGCCTGCAATATTTGATGATAGTTCTCTAAAAAAGGCTATTATGAATGATAAAAATATTTCTCACCAATTGAAGTTGGCTAGTCAAGTTTCGGTAGCGATGTTTACAGTGGGTGCTTTTAATCGTGAATCCGTTTTAGTGTTGGCAGATTATTTTGAACCTAATGAAGTTAATTATTTGCTAAAAAAAAGAGCAGTTGGTGATATCTGTTCTAGGATTATTGATGAAAATGGAAAAATTTGTTGGAAAGAGTTAAATGACAGAACCATTGGAATTGAAATCGAAGAGTTACGAAAAAAAGAATTTTCTATTGCAGTTGCTGGAGGTAAGGAAAAATTAAAGGCCATTTATGCAGCGTTACTTGGAAAATATTTTAATGTGCTAATCACAGATGAATGGGTTGCTACTGAAATATTAAAATTATCGAGCAATTAATAAATATTCTTAGTCACAGGAGAAATATAAATAAGAGGTTATTGTTTATTTGTTAAATTAAAAGAAAAAGGTATAATTTTTTTTAAATTAGAATGAACAAATGTTTTTGAGTGCTGAACATATGTAATGGATATAATTTTGAAATTGTAAAATTAATTTAAGAATCGAGATTTATTGTTCGTGAGGTGGCCAAGATGAAAAAGTTAGTATTAATAATTTCAGCTATTTCTATTATAACTAATTCATTAAATGCTGTACAGAAAAAAGATAGAAGCAATTTATTTAGTTCTGATAAGATACGGTCATTTACTGGAAAAGATCTACAAACAATTGCATTTCCTATTGGTGGAGTAGCAACTGGGAATATTCTATTAGGTGGCAGAGGCGACATTCATGGACTTGAAATTTTCAATAAACCGGCTAAGAGTTCGACCACCGGATTCGGAAATTTTTTCTCCATATGGGTTAAGAAAAAGGGAGAGAAGCCTGTAGCAAAAATATTAGAACGACAATTACTCCCTCCTTATACGGGTTGGATGGGAGTCCCAAGGAATCAATTTGGCGGAGTTTCCAGATTTAAAGAAGTTATATTTAAGGGGGAATATCCTTTTGCATATCTTACTTACAAAGATGAGACCATTCCTATAAAAATAAATCTTGAAGCTTATAATCCATTTATCCCTCTTTCTCCGAAGAGAAGTGGTATTCCTGCTGCAATATTTAACTGGAAACTCAAAAATCCAACAAATTCTTCTATAAAGGTTTCAATCGCGTTTACTATGCAGAATCCAATACAATCGGGGAATAAGAAAGATTTTGATTTTTACAATAATTTAGACATTGGAGACGACATAAATGAATATATCGATGATGGGGTAAATAGAGGAATATACATGTATTCTAACAGTAACAAAGAAAAGGATCTGGAATTTGGGAGC
This genomic window contains:
- a CDS encoding SUMF1/EgtB/PvdO family nonheme iron enzyme, giving the protein MLRWSKLVINSNLLIALLFFYTLPLKSQNAPKEMVLVPRTKFHFIQVNRWREGLQLLPYKEGPIGDAYVDEYEIQIDSFYIDKYEVTNKEYKEFLDKSGYKPKWPMNFLKHWKNGKIPKGKENYPVVYVDYWDAEAYAKWAGKDLPTEAQWQYAAQGTDGRIFPWGDKWNPKKANVNSNGTKPVGSYPKGASPFGVLDMAGNVAEMTDSFQDDGWHWFSYIRGGSWFQSFGSLWYMENGVVTNRQRLKFWWLNPGFNRSSAIGFRCVKKMR
- a CDS encoding sugar-binding transcriptional regulator; the encoded protein is MPYVTKEDEELIEISRLYYDHNFSQLEIAKKLGISRPAVSRLLQKARDKGIVKIKICDPSDHGTKLENRIKDKFKLRKVIIVPNEGVDTKVIKRRLGEAAAKYLDSLLTENIILGVSWGTTMREVIKYLKPRPIKGMIVVQLNGGVAKAVYDTHSSEIAMKIGENYHAIPFLMTLPAIFDDSSLKKAIMNDKNISHQLKLASQVSVAMFTVGAFNRESVLVLADYFEPNEVNYLLKKRAVGDICSRIIDENGKICWKELNDRTIGIEIEELRKKEFSIAVAGGKEKLKAIYAALLGKYFNVLITDEWVATEILKLSSN